From Triticum urartu cultivar G1812 chromosome 2, Tu2.1, whole genome shotgun sequence, a single genomic window includes:
- the LOC125539779 gene encoding probable histidine kinase 1 — protein sequence MENPGKDHEDALKDVEFREQHGRVDLNRLLEIANTERGAFQMQSFVKQWEYKRANTARLLNEELARLSEQRKEIEQKKQQMLEEERHNALKCSSQESSDLSHDQELEDDAEYDTVSYWKWRALRSEKAHEADLQRERSLEEKLEEYMKKFQSETPVEEFSAVLKRADYFLHLILQSSPVVIAHQDAELRYRYIFNHFPTLADEDVIGKTDHEILSGEGIDEMNKVKREVMAKGIPTKREFVFDTPLFGPKTFVVYIEPVFSKSGETIGVNYVAMDITDQVKTREKMTDIRVREAVQKAKETEHSRSLNIIEETTQAAQTLATMSHEIRSPLSEVLSIAEILATTKLDQEQHQLLEVMLSAGNAVLQLIDGILGLSKVESGVMKLQPAIFRPREIVKHVLQTASSFMKKELILEGCIGDDVPSEVIADAQKIQEILRYLISFSNAVKFTHEGKVGINLNIVDKQQLECKIEHTSPVNTATEYYAAWPSHSGKDASSCSNREDAHQNGIPSNENCTEETVWLRFDVYDTGMGIPEKSLPFLFKRYIHANGDHTTKYGGTGLGLAVCKQLVDLMGGTLTVISKENEGSTFSVMLPCTIPAREAQ from the exons ATGGAGAATCCTGGGAAGGACCACGAAGATGCGCTCAAGGATGTTGAATTCAGGGAGCAACATGGTCGTGTGGATCTCAACCGGCTTTTGGAAATAGCAAACACTGAGAGAGGCGCTTTTCAAATGCAGTCCTTTGTGAAGCAGTGGGAATACAAGAGGGCCAACACTGCCCGGCTCCTGAATGAAGAGCTCGCTCGTCTTTCTGAGCAGCGAAAGGAGATTGAGCAAAAGAAGCAACAAATGCTAGAGGAGGAACGTCACAATGCCCTGAAGTGTTCGAGCCAAGAGAGCAGTGACCTTTCTCATGACCAGGAGCTTGAAGATGATGCAGAGTATGACACTGTTTCCTACTGGAAATGGCGAGCGCTGCGGTCGGAGAAAGCGCACGAGGCAGACCTGCAAAGGGAGCGTTCCTTGGAGGAGAAGCTGGAGGAGTATATGAAGAAATTTCAGTCAGAAACACCGGTGGAAGAATTCTCTGCGGTATTAAAACGCGCCGATTATTTCTTGCACCTGATTCTCCAAAGTTCTCCCGTTGTAATTGCTCATCAG GATGCTGAGTTGCGGTACCGCTACATATTTAATCACTTTCCGACACTGGCAGATGAG GATGTTATTGGTAAAACAGACCATGAGATATTGTCAGGAGAGGGGATAGACGAGATGAATAAGGTCAAGAGAGAGGTTATGGCCAAGGGTATACCGACTAAAAGAGAGTTTGTATTTGATACTCCATTGTTTGGACCAAAGACCTTTGTGGTATACATCGAACCGGTCTTCAGCAAGTCTGGGGAAACAATTGGTGTGAATTATGTTGCAATGGACATCACAGACCAG GTGAAAACAAGAGAGAAAATGACAGACATAAGGGTGAGGGAAGCTGTTCAAAAAGCCAAGGAAACAGAGCATAGCAGATCACTTAATATTATAG AGGAAACAACGCAAGCAGCACAAACGCTAGCCACAATGTCACATGAGATCAGATCTCCCCTTTCAGAAGTCCTTAGCATTGCCGAAATTCTCGCAACTACCAAACTGGATCAAGAACAACATCAGTTGCTGGAGGTTATGTTATCCGCTGGAAATGCTGTGTTACAGTTGATCGATGGCATCCTTGGTCTCTCCAAAGTAGAGTCAG GAGTTATGAAACTACAGCCTGCAATATTTAGACCAAGGGAAATAGTTAAACATGTACTCCAAACTGCATCGTCATTTATGAAGAAGGAATTGATACTTGAAGGGTGCATAGGTGATGATGTTCCATCAGAG GTCATAGCTGATGCGCAAAAGATTCAGGAAATTCTGAGATACTTGATCAG TTTCAGCAATGCGGTGAAGTTTACACATGAAGGGAAGGTTGGGATAAACCTTAATATTGTAGATAAGCAGCAACTGGAATGCAAAATAGAACATACAAGCCCAGTTAACACTGCAACAGAATATTATGCTGCCTGGCCAAGCCATAGTGGTAAAGATGCCTCGAGTTGCTCAAACCGTGAAGATGCTCATCAGAATGGCATTCCATCAAATGAAAATTGTACGGAGGAAACTGTTTGGCTTCGCTTCGATGTTTATGACACTGGAATGGGGATACCAG AGAAGTCATTACCTTTTCTGTTCAAGAGGTATATTCATGCCAATGGTGATCATACAACAAAATATGGTGGGACAGGGCTTGGCCTTGCTGTCTGCAAGCAGTTG GTGGACTTGATGGGCGGTACTCTCACTGTGATTAGTAAAGAGAATGAAGGGTCAACATTTTCAGTCATGCTGCCTTGCACAATTCCTGCAAGAGAAGCGCAGTGA
- the LOC125539780 gene encoding BTB/POZ and MATH domain-containing protein 2-like has product MGDHREFPAVAPGHCLPKTSSMSVTDSVTAVHDFRVTGYSLLDGMGVGRFVSSSTFTVGGLDWAVRFYPDGSTANCLGNASAFLYYFSREKDVRARFTLNLIENDGRLSQVTNSYMKHTFSPASDNWGFIKFIEKSKIKGSPFLENDCLTIRCLLTVTKESRTQDVETNSIVVPPSNLHQDFGNMLQDGEGADVTFTVCGQLFHAHRCVLAFRSPVFRAELFGPLRENATECIKIDDMEPMIFEALLHFIYTDTLPDNCKDGKAAAMQHMLVAADRYGVDRLRLLCERKLSDAIDVETVSTTLALAEQHHCSQLRGACIRFMASPDMLGPVMLTDGFKHLVASCPLILKEVLDEVSRIWRDKSS; this is encoded by the coding sequence ATGGGTGATCACCGCGAATTCCCCGCCGTCGCGCCGGGCCACTGCCTGCCCAAGACGTCGTCGATGAGCGTGACGGACTCGGTCACCGCCGTCCACGACTTCCGGGTCACGGGCTACTCGCTGCTCGACGGCATGGGCGTCGGCCGCTTCGTCAGCTCCAGCACCTTCACCGTCGGCGGCCTCGACTGGGCCGTCAGGTTCTACCCGGACGGCTCCACCGCCAACTGCCTCGGCAACGCCTCCGCCTTCCTCTACTACTTCAGCCGCGAAAAGGACGTCAGGGCCAGGTTCACCCTCAACCTGATCGAGAACGACGGCCGGCTGTCCCAGGTAACCAACTCCTACATGAAGCACACATTCTCTCCGGCGAGTGACAATTGGGGCTTCATCAAGTTCATCGAGAAGTCCAAGATCAAGGGCTCGCCGTTCCTCGAGAACGACTGCCTCACCATCAGGTGCCTGCTCACCGTCACCAAAGAGTCCCGCACCCAGGACGTCGAGACCAATTCGATCGTGGTTCCGCCGTCGAATCTGCACCAGGATTTCGGGAACATGCTGCAGGACGGGGAAGGCGCCGATGTGACGTTCACTGTGTGTGGCCAATTGTTCCATGCTCACAGGTGTGTTTTGGCCTTCCGCTCCCCTGTCTTCAGAGCAGAGCTCTTTGGCCCGCTCAGAGAAAATGCCACAGAGTGCATCAAGATAGACGACATGGAGCCTATGATATTCGAGGCGCTTCTTCACTTCATCTACACAGACACCCTTCCTGATAACTGCAAAGATGGGAAAGCTGCGGCTATGCAGCACATGCTCGTCGCCGCGGATCGGTACGGCGTCGACAGGCTAAGGCTGCTGTGTGAAAGGAAGCTGAGCGATGCAATTGATGTGGAAACAGTGTCAACCACCCTGGCTTTAGCAGAGCAACACCACTGCTCGCAGCTGCGAGGAGCCTGCATCAGATTCATGGCCTCGCCGGACATGCTTGGCCCGGTCATGTTAACCGACGGATTCAAGCATCTCGTAGCTAGCTGCCCGCTGATTTTGAAGGAGGTATTGGACGAGGTGTCCCGCATTTGGCGCGACAAGTCTTCTTAG